The Streptomyces griseiscabiei genome includes a window with the following:
- a CDS encoding ABC transporter permease, protein MSALGRVVRAGVTRRRVPTVVMVLTTLMAVTASVLAVGLLVAARAPFERAFAERRGAHLTGQFDGTRVTAARLAATAEVPGVTAVAGPFPVVSVRPRTVTGSDFVPAGVDLPPLTVVGRKDAGGPVDEIDLTEGEWATRPGQIVLATGSAPVRPGARLTFPDAPGSPTLTVVGIARSVTGTGDAWVTPAQAEGLAEGLTAGPAGEGAGSTGDTGGRAGAGASYEMLYRFRDAATEDDIAAARAAIVAAVPEGALSGARSYLTVRQGETANALAFVPFLAAFGVLGLCLSVLVIGIVVGGAVGAATRRIGVLKALGFTPAQVVRAYVAQALLPAVVGCVLGVALGNALAVPVLHEVGEAFGAPAGGIPVWVDVAVPGAALLLVACAAVLPALRAGRLRTVEAIAVGGGARGTARGETGRDRGRSTRRSPRGFPAGRFAAARYTAVRLTARLAARLPLPRALGLGLAYPFARPARAATVGAAVAFGAVSVTFAVGLALTLGAVQEGRMLDPAGSAVVESGGGQGPPGADVVPADGGGRAAEKADPAAVAAVLRAQDGTERFYGTAQAQVGASGVTGATTVVAYEGDSAWGAPGLVSGHWLDGPGQAVVTGRFLTAAGIGVGDTVTLTDQGRRATVRIVGEAFFTQGEGMVLLTSTATLTELGLGEGASPGRFHVRMAPGTDPARYLDGLNRALDDAGLGAFAHGDTGDSSSVIVAMDALIGMLTLMLVVVAGLGVLNTVVLDTRDRVHDLGVLKALGMTPRQTVAMVVTSVAGVGLLAGLVAVPAGIALHRAVTPFMADAVGMTLPPAHLAVYGLPALTALALGGLVIAVTGALLPAGWAARTPTATALRTE, encoded by the coding sequence CCCGGGGTGACCGCCGTGGCCGGGCCCTTCCCGGTCGTCTCGGTACGGCCCCGGACCGTCACGGGGTCCGACTTCGTGCCGGCCGGGGTGGATCTGCCCCCGCTGACCGTCGTCGGGCGGAAGGACGCGGGCGGGCCCGTCGACGAGATCGACCTGACCGAGGGCGAGTGGGCCACCCGGCCCGGCCAGATCGTCCTGGCCACCGGCAGCGCACCCGTGCGGCCGGGCGCCCGCCTGACGTTCCCCGACGCGCCGGGGAGCCCGACCCTGACCGTGGTCGGCATCGCCCGCTCGGTCACCGGCACCGGGGACGCCTGGGTCACTCCTGCCCAGGCGGAGGGGCTCGCGGAGGGGCTGACGGCGGGACCGGCGGGGGAGGGCGCCGGGAGCACGGGGGATACGGGTGGCCGTGCGGGCGCCGGGGCCTCGTACGAGATGCTCTACCGCTTCCGGGACGCCGCCACCGAGGACGACATCGCCGCCGCGCGGGCCGCGATCGTGGCGGCCGTGCCGGAGGGCGCGCTGAGCGGGGCGCGGTCGTATCTGACGGTGCGGCAGGGGGAGACGGCGAACGCGCTGGCCTTCGTGCCGTTCCTGGCGGCCTTCGGCGTGCTCGGGCTGTGTCTGTCGGTGCTGGTGATCGGGATCGTGGTCGGTGGGGCCGTGGGGGCGGCGACCCGGCGCATCGGTGTGCTCAAGGCGCTCGGGTTCACGCCCGCGCAGGTCGTCCGGGCCTATGTGGCACAGGCGTTGCTGCCGGCGGTGGTCGGCTGTGTCCTCGGGGTGGCGCTCGGCAACGCGCTGGCCGTGCCGGTGCTGCACGAGGTCGGGGAGGCGTTCGGCGCGCCGGCCGGGGGGATTCCGGTGTGGGTGGACGTCGCCGTCCCCGGCGCCGCGCTCCTGCTGGTCGCCTGCGCGGCCGTGCTGCCCGCCCTGCGCGCCGGCCGGCTGCGGACGGTGGAGGCGATCGCCGTCGGGGGCGGGGCCAGGGGGACCGCCCGGGGCGAGACCGGGCGGGACCGTGGACGGTCGACGCGGAGGTCCCCGCGAGGGTTCCCGGCGGGCCGCTTCGCCGCGGCTCGGTACACCGCCGTACGACTCACCGCGCGACTCGCCGCCCGGCTGCCGTTGCCGCGGGCCCTGGGGCTGGGGCTGGCGTATCCGTTCGCCCGGCCCGCGCGGGCGGCGACGGTGGGCGCGGCGGTCGCCTTCGGCGCCGTGTCCGTCACGTTCGCCGTGGGGCTCGCGCTGACGCTGGGCGCGGTCCAGGAGGGCCGCATGCTCGACCCGGCCGGATCGGCCGTCGTGGAGTCCGGCGGCGGGCAGGGGCCGCCCGGCGCGGACGTCGTACCGGCGGACGGGGGCGGCCGGGCGGCGGAGAAGGCCGATCCGGCGGCGGTGGCGGCCGTGCTCCGGGCCCAGGACGGCACCGAACGGTTCTACGGCACCGCGCAGGCCCAGGTCGGCGCCTCGGGGGTCACCGGCGCGACGACCGTCGTGGCGTACGAGGGCGACTCGGCGTGGGGCGCTCCCGGGCTGGTCTCGGGGCACTGGCTCGACGGGCCGGGCCAGGCCGTGGTCACCGGGCGGTTCCTGACGGCCGCCGGGATCGGGGTGGGGGACACGGTGACCCTCACGGACCAGGGCCGCCGGGCCACCGTACGGATCGTCGGCGAGGCCTTCTTCACCCAGGGCGAGGGGATGGTGCTGCTCACCTCGACGGCCACGCTCACCGAACTCGGGCTGGGGGAGGGGGCGTCGCCGGGCCGGTTCCACGTACGGATGGCGCCCGGCACGGACCCGGCCCGCTACCTGGACGGGCTGAACCGTGCCCTCGACGACGCGGGTCTCGGTGCCTTCGCCCACGGGGACACGGGTGACTCCTCCAGCGTGATCGTGGCCATGGACGCGCTGATCGGGATGCTCACGCTGATGCTCGTCGTGGTCGCCGGGCTGGGCGTCCTGAACACGGTCGTCCTCGACACCCGCGACCGCGTCCACGACCTCGGCGTCCTCAAGGCCCTCGGCATGACACCCCGCCAGACCGTCGCCATGGTCGTGACGTCCGTCGCCGGGGTCGGCCTGCTCGCGGGGCTGGTGGCCGTACCGGCCGGGATCGCCCTGCACCGGGCCGTCACCCCCTTCATGGCCGACGCCGTCGGCATGACCCTCCCACCCGCCCACCTCGCCGTGTACGGCCTCCCCGCCCTCACCGCCCTCGCCCTCGGCGGCCTCGTCATCGCCGTGACGGGCGCACTGCTCCCGGCCGGCTGGGCGGCGAGGACGCCCACGGCGACGGCACTGCGGACGGAGTAG